TGTTTTGGAAGTATTTTTTCACTTCTTCAATTACTTGTATTCCTAGATTTGTTCTAGCATCAAGCATTGTTAGTAACACACCTTCAATTTGTAAATCTTCATTAAGATGTTTTTGGACAATTCTTATTGTATTTAAAAGTTGGCTTAAACCTTCTAGCGCATAGTATTCACATTGAACTGGAATGAGTACTGAATCTGCTGCTGTCAACGCATTTAAAGTCAAAAGACCAAGCGATGGTGGACAATCAATGATTACATAATCATAATCATCACGAATTGAGTCGATTGCTTTCTTTAATCTAATTTCCCGCGAAATCGCTGGAACTAGCTCTACTTCAGCTCCTGCAAGTTGAATTGTAGCTGGAATAACATTTAAATTATCTAGGTCTGTGTTTTGCAACACGTCTTGAATGGCTACATCGTCAACTAGTACATCATAAATACAATGTTCTATTTCACCTTTGTTTACACCAACACCACTTGAAGCATTTCCTTGTGGGTCAATATCTACTAGTAATACTTTTTTACCTAAAAAAGCTAGGCTAGAGCTTAAATTAACAGATGATGTTGTTTTACCAACCCCACCCTTTTGGTTCGCTAGTGCAATCACTTTGCTCAATCTTTTTCACCAACCCTTATTTTGTACCGAGATTTTCGGTTCTTTTATACTCTATTCTACCAAAAGATTTTCATTTAGTCTTACAAAAAGTAAAAATAAATTTAAATTTGTGTTTTCAAACAAAAAAAAGAATGAAAATATTGTTTTCATTTCTTAAAATGTTTCACGTGAAACATTTTGAATTCAAAAAAGTAATCAACCTAAGCTGATTACTTTTTATATTCAATCTACAGAGAATGTTGTCTTAACGCCTAGAACTGTGCATGCTTTCTGATACATCCGAAGTGTTAAATCTGGATCTCCTGCTTCTAAACGTCCAATAATTACTGGTGATAAATCTGATTTTAAAGCTAAATCTAGTTGTGACCATTTCTTTTCCATTCGTTTTGCAAATATATATTTACCTAAGCTTGCTGAAAAGCTTTCTAAGTAATGAGCGATCCCTTCATTTTCTAAAGCTTGATTTTTAAGGGTATCAAATTGGTATTCTGAATTACCTATACTTGTTTCTACATCAATTCGGCGTAAGAAAACACGTTTTGCCTCCTCACGATAGGATCCCATTTGATCGGTGAACGGGTTTTTATCTTTAAAATAGCCTTTAACGAAGCAATAATACGTTTCATCTCCACTAAATGCAGTGAAGTAGATTAAACGACAATTTTTATCTTTAAAATGTGCCTTCATCTCTTGGATTGGTTGATCTACTGTTGTTTCAATACGAGTTGTTTGTAGTGAATAGGCTT
The nucleotide sequence above comes from Listeria ivanovii subsp. londoniensis. Encoded proteins:
- a CDS encoding ParA family protein yields the protein MSKVIALANQKGGVGKTTSSVNLSSSLAFLGKKVLLVDIDPQGNASSGVGVNKGEIEHCIYDVLVDDVAIQDVLQNTDLDNLNVIPATIQLAGAEVELVPAISREIRLKKAIDSIRDDYDYVIIDCPPSLGLLTLNALTAADSVLIPVQCEYYALEGLSQLLNTIRIVQKHLNEDLQIEGVLLTMLDARTNLGIQVIEEVKKYFQNKVFNTIIPRNVRLSEAPSHGKPILLYDAKSKGAEVYLELAKEVVAHG